A region of the Massilia sp. erpn genome:
ATCATGTTCAACTTCATCGCGGCTTCACTGATGAACTTCATCATCGTCAAATACATGATTCCGCCGGGCGAGCAGAATACCGCCAGCCGCGCCTTTGCCGCCGCCGCCGAAATGCCGCGCCTGAACACCTGGTTCCCGGCGCTGGGCGACACCCCGCTCAACGTCAGCTTCCTGCTGGCGATCGCCGCCCTGGCCATTTACGGCGTGATGGTGTGGCGTTCGTCCTGGGGCTACAAGCTGCGCGCCACGGGCCTGAACAAGCACGCCGCCCATTATGCGGGCGTGAAGATCAGCGGCATGATCATCACCGTGATGCTGATTTCCGGCGCGCTGGCCGGCCTCGGCTCGGTCAATTCCATCATGGGTTCGACCCACTACCTGAGCCTGAACTTCGTCGGCGGCGCCGGCTTCGTCGGCATCGCCATTGCGCTGATGGGCCGCCAGCATCCGGTCGGCATCTTCCTGTCGGCCGTGCTGTTCGGTGCCCTGATCCAGGGCGGCTTCGACCTCTCGCTGGAAAAACCGAATATCCCGACCGAGACCTTCATCTTTATCCAGGGCCTGATCATTCTGTTCTGCGGTGCGATGGAAAACTTCTACGCGCCGGTCATCATCAAGCTACTGAAAGCGCGCAAGGGCTAATACCATGACTTTCGAAGATCTTCATTTAGGCAGTATCGTTGTCTCCACCGTGCGCAATGCGCCGGTGCTGATTTTCGCCGCCATGGCCGGCCTGTTCGCGGAACGCTCGGGCGTGATCGACATCGGCCTGGAAGGCAAGATCCTGGCGTCGGCCTTCGTTTCGGCCGCCGTCGCCTTCGCCACGCAGAACCCCTGGTACGGCATGCTGGCTGGTATCGCCGTGTCGGTGGCGCTGGCCACGCTGCAAGGCTATGTCAGCATTTCGCAGAAGGGCAACCAGCTGGTG
Encoded here:
- a CDS encoding ABC transporter permease codes for the protein MNTNDLPRWATGFVLPILNLLSALLVAALVIHLLGEDPLESLHILINSAVINPEGLSYTLFYASTFVFTGLAVSLAMQAGLFNIGAEGQMYFGGLGLTVAMLTFDSSMPAIVLIPLGMLGAALFGALWSFLPGYLQAKRGSHIVVTTIMFNFIAASLMNFIIVKYMIPPGEQNTASRAFAAAAEMPRLNTWFPALGDTPLNVSFLLAIAALAIYGVMVWRSSWGYKLRATGLNKHAAHYAGVKISGMIITVMLISGALAGLGSVNSIMGSTHYLSLNFVGGAGFVGIAIALMGRQHPVGIFLSAVLFGALIQGGFDLSLEKPNIPTETFIFIQGLIILFCGAMENFYAPVIIKLLKARKG